GCTGTAAATAATTTGGTGATGAAATCCTGTGGCTTGCCACGATGTCATCCCCGTGAAAACGGGGATCCAGGAGTGCGCCGATGGATTCCGTGTCAAGCACGGAATGACACCGTGCGATGGCTTGAATCAGTTGCCGTCACCAGAAAATTTACAGCAACAAATAATTTTGTTTCAGGTCACACCTGAAATTCTGCCGACACCTCTTATACTTTGAATGGGTGAAACTTTGATTTTTTGTCATGCTGAATGCAGTGAAGGATCTTGTGCCACAGGTCAAGATTCCTCGCTACACTCGGAATGACAAACTTCCAGATTTCACCCATCCCAAGTATTAATCAAGAGGTCGGACATGAGTACTGAAATTCTGCAGGAAATCATGGACAATCTGATAGGACTCGTCTGTCGCGGCTTCAAACTGACTGATTTCCATGGGGTGCAGAATTGCTCGTCCGGCCTCATGATCCTGCAAATGAAACATAAGGTTTCCCATTTTTTGAACCACGTCCAGAGGGACATCCTCACGAAACACCAGACCGTTATTGATCAGGGGGGAGGTTTCCCATGAAACCACGAGTTCCGCCGCTTTATCCGGAAATTTCCGTTGAAACGCCATCCAGGGAATCGGCCATGTCGCTGCGGCATCACTGTTTTTCAGCAGCACATTCATGATCGAAGACTCCTGAGAACCAACATAGGCATTGGTAATGTCCTGTTGGATATTGAGGCCATTCTCCCACAAAAAGTATTGGGGCATCATGGTGGCGGCCAAAGCAGTCGGCGCAGGATAGCTGACGGTTTTTCCCTTCAAATCGGTGACCTGCCGGATGTTTGCGTCTTTTCTGGTCAGAATGATCCCCCGGAAATTGAAATCATCTCCCATTTTACCAAAAACATGATAGCCGTTCTGGAGTGCCTGAATGGTCTGATAGGGATTAGGCAGCGCCAGATGGTATTTTTTCGCATTTAAACGCTGGTCAAACGTCGCGTAATCTTTCGAGGCTTCCAGAGAGATTGTTACTTCAGGTATCTGCTCATTCAGAAATTTGATGAGAGGTGAAAAGTCCTCAAACAGTCGGGCGGGATTATGCAGAGGATGAACCGCAAATATTAATTTGGTAGTTTTGAGCGGAGACTGGTCGGAATAGGTGGGGTTGTAATCAGATCGGGACCTCGAATCACAGGCAATCAGTATCAATAAGACCGGCAGATAGAACACAGGGGTCTTCATGTGC
This is a stretch of genomic DNA from SAR324 cluster bacterium. It encodes these proteins:
- a CDS encoding phosphate/phosphite/phosphonate ABC transporter substrate-binding protein — its product is MKTPVFYLPVLLILIACDSRSRSDYNPTYSDQSPLKTTKLIFAVHPLHNPARLFEDFSPLIKFLNEQIPEVTISLEASKDYATFDQRLNAKKYHLALPNPYQTIQALQNGYHVFGKMGDDFNFRGIILTRKDANIRQVTDLKGKTVSYPAPTALAATMMPQYFLWENGLNIQQDITNAYVGSQESSIMNVLLKNSDAAATWPIPWMAFQRKFPDKAAELVVSWETSPLINNGLVFREDVPLDVVQKMGNLMFHLQDHEAGRAILHPMEISQFEAATDESYQIVHDFLQNFSTHVRPLD